One region of Oryza glaberrima chromosome 7, OglaRS2, whole genome shotgun sequence genomic DNA includes:
- the LOC127780753 gene encoding zinc finger protein 1-like, with translation MALDGKPPVPPPSTPPMDSWACGGRRSKRRGGGGGSSGSSGSSGGGESEEEYLAACLLMLARGVRDEAEVVGVAAAAKPSQHGYGCSVCGKVYGSYQALGGHKTSHRKPPSPAAEPAAGEEPSSGGMITGEAKVHRCSICLRTFPSGQALGGHKRLHYEGGAVGDAVKEKNSLKTKAAAAAAVATAVLKDFDLNLPAAATTPGDEAESSPPEAKRARLLLLV, from the coding sequence ATGGCGCTCGACGGGAAGCcaccggtgccgccgccgtccacgccgccgATGGACTCGTGGGCCTGCGGGGGCCGCCGCTCcaagcgccgcggcggcggcggcggaagcagcggGAGCAGTGGCAGCTCCGGTGGCGGCGAGTCCGAGGAGGAGTACCTCGCGGCCTGCCTCTTGATGCTCGCGCGTGGCGTCCGCGACGAGGCcgaggtcgtcggcgtcgcggcggcggcgaagccgagCCAGCATGGGTACGGGTGCTCGGTGTGCGGCAAGGTGTACGGGTCCTACCAGGCGCTGGGCGGGCACAAGACGAGCCACCgcaagccgccgtcgccggcggccgaaccggcggccggcgaggagccgTCCTCCGGCGGGATGATCACCGGCGAGGCGAAGGTGCACCGGTGCTCCATCTGCCTCCGCACGTTCCCGTCCGGGCAGGCGCTGGGCGGGCACAAGCGGCTGCACTATGAGGGCGGCGCCGTCGGAGACGCCGTCAAGGAGAAGAACTCCCTGAAgaccaaggcggcggcggcggcggcggtggcgacagcgGTGCTGAAGGACTTCGACCTGAACCtgccggccgcggcgacgacgccggggGACGAGGCCGAGAGCTCACCACCGGAGGCCAAGAGAGCACGTCTGCTACTTCTCGTCTAa